A single window of Plasmodium malariae genome assembly, contig: PmUG01_00_8, whole genome shotgun sequence DNA harbors:
- the PmUG01_00024200 gene encoding fam-m protein, with translation MVQIIKTILFIKTSVLVLVTFIRHFNNDMDKDSHILGLKQNKSNNNEHEKYDITINEKGNKGINKKSDKSSLNKAQYYMEVIDYNNGMFDGKHFHFKKKWIKKKDYDNFIERNRRICDISLRKIRFRKYGTGVAMFVIFFLFAGAFYVLPRLTSLNTAWKKLEEGSDILKTLHETIKSYGDTVMTSIYLTLYSVLMLILIIVLVIGICRVLGNNEKYNKIKLMSEQSAY, from the exons ATGGTGCAAATAATTAAGActatcttatttattaaaacttCTGTCTTAGTCCTTGTAACATTTATACGTCATTTTAACAATGATATG gATAAGGATTCGCATATTTTAGGGTTAAAGCAGAATAaatcaaataataatgagCATGAAAAGTATGATATAactattaatgaaaaagggAACAAaggaataaacaaaaaatctGATAAAAGTTCATTAAATAAGGCGCAATACTATATGGAAGTAATAGATTATAACAATGGAatgtttgatggaaaacattttcattttaaaaaaaaatggattaaaaaaaaagattacgataattttattgaaagGAACAGGAGAATTTGTGATATAtctttaagaaaaataagatttAGAAAGTATGGTACTGGAGTTGCTatgtttgttatttttttcttgtttgcAGGAgcattttatgtattaccAAGATTAACGTCTTTGAATACTGCATGGAAAAAACTTGAAGAGGGTAGTGATATATTGAAAACATTGCATGAAACTATAAAAAGTTATGGGGATACAGTAATGAcatctatttatttaacattatataGTGTACTTATGCTTATATTGATTATTGTGCTTGTAATAGGAATTTGTAGAGTCTTaggaaataatgaaaaatataataaaattaaattgatGTCTGAACAAAGTGCATATTAA